The genomic DNA ACAACGCTGGGCAGTAAATAACTCAGAGAGCAGACTGAAGTCTAACATCAGCAGCCGCAAACCCTCCATTACTGCTCTATTTCTGTCAGCCAGAGCAGCGCCGCTGCCAGCGCTCTGTATTTtcagcttttactttgaagtgGTGACGCTGTGAATGTGACAAACCAGCAgatttacagaaaaacaaagttaaatcAGACATGTTTACAGTTCAGAGtctgagcaggaagtgagcaGTAGCTGCACAGAGTTCATACCTCACAGGACAGAACAGGGTTTACCACGCTGAACAGCAGGGGCCCTGGACAGGGTTTACCACGCTGAACAGCAGGGGCCCTGGACAGGGTTTACCACGCTGAACAGCAGGGGCCCCAACATTGGCTCATTTGCTCCACCCTGCAGGTGGACTATCAGTGACAAACGCTGCAGTCATGATGGACAGTTTCCGACAGCCGTCACAGTTGGTACAGGAAGTCACAGtcactcacttcctgttagATCCAACAACATTCAAaacatcaatcaatcatcaaatACACCCTCAGAAACTCCAACAGAAGTCCTCGAATACCCCAAATGGTCCATGGACCATTGAGTTAAAGTCTCAGGAGGAAGCCGCCCACAGATTTCCTGTAAGGGCCATGAAACCCTCAAGGACCTGAACCACCAGCAATCTTCCTTGAGCGACCACTGGGACCTCTTTAAGGATCTTCATGGCGTCCACGGGGACCCTGGAATCTTTCTGTGGAATCGTAGAACAAGGATCCAGAAAGCTCATTCAAGCACTTTTAAAGCTCTTTCAAGGAATGTAGAAGAAACCTGAAGACTCCTAAAACACCGTGGACGAACCTCCCACAGACCCCAGGGAACCTCCCAAAATACATCCTGATTCAAAGACCCCAAAGATTTCCTGAAGGGGACCCTGGAGACCCCTTCTGTCTCTGGACACAGAAACCCCCAAAACTCCTTCTTGTTGGAAAATTCAGAGGACCCTGTGAAATTGGCCTGAAACCTCCTGCAGGACCCTGGGAACCTTTTCCAGCCTTAAAACCCCTCCAGGCCTGATAATGACTTGAACAGCTGTGAGGGCTGACGGGGGAAGGGAGCGTGAAAGACCCCGTCAAACATCCAACTACTGTCTGAGAGCCTGAGCACCGTCAGGCAAGGCAGAACAACACCGGAAATAAGAACACtgtgccttcaaaataaaagctcaatcatttcagctctctccacagcagcagtgcttttTCCTCCAAATTTCACCTCTGTTAATTCGGGTTACAGTGATGATGATCCTGTTTGCGCTACAAACTATTTAACTTTCTGCTGAATCTGCTTTGTATCTCGTCTCAGACAGCAGTAATGGGTGGAGACGGGTGGAGGTCCTTGATGATGCTGGAGTCAAATTTTTCACATGAAGCTTGTTTCACTTTGGTGAACACTGACCCGCAAATTCAGATTCTGTCCAATAGCAAGCCAACAGTCCTGATCTGAGTGGACGGAGAGCCAGGGAGTTCAAAATGCTAGTTCTGTATAGTCTCCACGACGGAGACACAGTTTGCTGAGGACGCAGGAGGACTGATAGCGCTTTAAATAAACTGAACCAACTGACCGTTACATTCGTGCTCTTCAGGAACATTTTACTGAATGAAACGATGTAAAAAACTTAAGGACCAAATATGTGACAGTGATTCATTTTGCTGTAGAGTGAAACTTTCACTGAAagctacccccccccccacacacacacacgcacacacacacacacacacacacacacactcacactcactcactctcactctcacacacactcactcacacacacacacacacacacacacacacacacacacacacactcacactcactcacactcactctcacacacactcactcacacacacacacacacacacactcattcacacacacacacacacacacacacactcactcacacacacacacacacacacacacacgcacacacacacacacacacacacacgcacacacacacacacacacacacacacactcacactcactcacactcactctcacacacactcactcacacacacacacacacacacacactcactcacacacacacacacacacacacacacacactcactcacacacacacacacacacacacacacacactcacactcactcacactcactcacacacacactcacacacacacacacacacacacacacacacacactcactcacacacacacacacacacacacacactcacactcactcacactcactcacacacactcacacacacacacacacacacacacacacacacaaacagctatAGAGGAGATACAGCATGAGGACTGTTTTAAGTCTGACTGGACAAAATGTGAACCTGAAAACCTAAAAaacctttttaattttttttaatttgaaggatTTGACCGGAAGTGTGATGTTTTATTGTAACAACTTGACTGGTGTCTggtacctctgtgtgtgtgtgtgtgtgtgtgtgtgtgtgtgtgtgtgtgtgtgtgtgtgtgtgtgtgtgtgtgtggggtgaaGCAGCGCGAGCGCTCGGCTGTTCAAACCGTTTTTCTCGGGTCTCCTTTAAAGCTGGACTCCGCTTCCGGAAGCTCAGACCgaacttttccttttctttcactttgttcGGTTTCTTTCGTCTTTTCTcggttttctcctctttttctcgGTGTTTGGGTCGCAGAGGAATGTGACTGACGGACACTCTGATCCTTCTGGGTTCTTCTGTCGCGTTGAACGGGAGAAAGAACCGGACCGGCTTCACCTGTCTGGTCCCGGTCCCTGGAGCCAAGCGGAACCAGACCGGGTCAAAATGCCGGGCCTGAGAGGACTAGTTCTCCTGAGTATCTGTCTGAACCTCCACACATGCCGGGCCCGCCCCAAACCGCTGCCCGACCTCAGCACCGAGCCGCCGGTCCGCTTCTCCCTCACCGACCCGATGCTGGACTACGACTTGCTGGATGAGGATCTGGGAGGCGTCGGGGGTCGGAACGGGAACTGGACCTGCGGGCCCTGTAAGCCGGATCTGTGCCCGGAGAACCGCGGCTGCCGGGCCGGCCTGGTGCTGGACTCGTGCGGCTGCTGTGAGGAGTGCGGAAACCTGGAGGGCCAAGCCTGCGACCCGGGGGACCGCAGCGTCTACTACGGGCTCTGCGGGACCGGGCTGCGGTGTCTGACGGACCCGCCGcccgcaggaggaggaggaggaggcgaggaggatgaagaggagcaggtgtgtgtgtgtgaggagcaggaggcggTGTGTGGCAGTGATGGAGTCACATACATGAACATGTGTCAGTTCAGAGAGGCCGCGTTCTCCAAACCAGAGCTCAAGACCAGGGGAAGGGGGCCCTGCAAGACCGGTAGgacacctgtctgtctacctgtctgtctgtctgtctgtctgtctgtctgtctgttggtttACCTGTGCACTGGACCcacctggctgtgtgtgtgtgtgtgtgtgtgtgtgtgtgtctgtgagtgtgtgtgtgtgtgtgtgtgtgtgtgtgtgtgtctgtgtgtgtgtgtgtgtgtgtgtgtgtgtgtgtgtgtgtgtgtgtgtgtgtgtgtgtgtgtgtgtgtctgtgagtgagtgtgtgtgtgtgtgtgtgtgtgtgtgtgtgtgtgtgtgtgtgatacagtcTAATCAGGATAAATAGATTCACATTCAGCCTCATTAACATGAGTGATGATCCATAATAATGATTGGTCATTGATTATTGGCAGTAGTAGCTCAGAGCTGGTCTTGTCCTCTGATCCTGTCCTCTGATCCTGTCCTCTGGTCTTGTCCTCTGATCCTGTCCTCTGATCCTGTCCTCTGATCCTGTCCTCTGGTCTCGTCCTCCACTGTGTCACAGTAGTCTGAGTCTCTGAGGTAAACTGAGGTTTTTGACTGAAATGAGACACTTTAAGACGTGACTTGGGACGGGGAGacatttgtctctgtttgctgaCAGTCTGTAGAGACCGAGCGAAACAGAAGACAGATGGCAGGTTTATGGACAGGAACCAGATTCAGATTCGTGTGCTTCTCTGCTGGTTTTTCCCTTCAGTCCTCTGAAGTGtcttcagcagagacagaaatccGTCTCACATTTAGTGAATCATGAAAAGAAGGTGGCAGAGTGTGACGCGTCCACACGAGAAACTGATTGGATGAATCCACGTTTCACGCTGACAGACGAGCTTCAGCACCTTTCCTTTGCTTTGTTTCCACTTCATGCTGCTCTCTGCCTTCACTGCACTCAGAGGACCAGAGTTATTAGTAAcctcacagagaaacacacacacacacacacacacacacacacacacacacacacacacacacagaacacactgaaacacacacacacacacacacacacacagaacacactgaaacacacacacacacacacacacacacacacacacacacacacaaacagaacacactgaaacacacacacacacacacacacacacacacacacagaacacactgaaacacacacacacacacacagaacacactgaaacacacacacacacacacacacacacacacacacagagaacacactgaaacacactgaaacacacacacacacacacacacacacacacacacagaacacactgaaacacacacacacacacacacacacacagaacacactgaaacacacacacacacacacacacactgaaacacacacacacacacacacacacacacacacactgaaacacacacacacactgaaacacacacacacacacacacacagaacacactgaaacacacacacacacacacagaacacactgaaacacacacacacacacacacagaacacactgaaacacacacacacacacacacacacacacacacacacacagaacacactgaaacacactgaaacacacacacacacacacacacacacacacacacacacacactgaaacacacacacactgaaacacacacacacacacacacacacacacacacacacactgaaacacacacacacacacacacacacacacacacacacacacacacacacactgaaagacacacacacacacacacacactgaacacacacacagaaaagggCCGACGTGCTGCTTCAGATTCCTCGTGTCACCGAAGTGTTCGATGATGGCGAGGCAGCTCGTCGGTCCATCTCCCAGCACgtcacagtgatgtcagccCAACGCTggcccacaatgcactgcaggAGAGCGGCGCTGCTTCAGGTCGTAACTTTACAAACGTGTTGTTTGGCCGAGGCCAGAAAATCAGCCAGCAGGAGGTCTGGACTCCTGAAGAGGGTCCACATCCATCCAGAGTCCGATTCAGAGTCACCAAATGTCCACACCTGTCTCATCAGctcactgcctgtctgtctgtctctcagtcccCGTCATTAAGGTCCCCCCTCACAGTCAGGTGAATGGGACCGGCAGCagcctcgtcttcctctgtgaGGTCTTTGCGTTTCCGATGGCTCTGGTCGAGTGGAGAAAGGAGGGACGAGATGTCGTCCTGCCCGGAGACGACCCCCACATCTCCGTCCAGGTGCAGCTCAGAGACCCAAAACGTTTAAAAAGTCCACCTTCCAGCTGACTCactgtgcttttctgtgtccGCAGTCTCGGGGCGGTCCTCTGAAATTCGAGCTCTCCAGTTGGCTGCAGATTGAGGGGGCGGGGCCAGAGGACTCAGGAACCTATCGTTGCATTGCTCGAAACAACCTGGGTTCGGTGTCCGCCTCTGCTGTACTGGGAGTACTGGgagcaggtgagacagagagacagtctCGGTTTTAGACGtgtttagtttatttttatcCAGTGAAACTCTTTCACGTCGTCTTCACGAATTCACTTCTGGTCCATGAAAACGAATTTTAGTCTTCAGAACGTTTCAGTCAAAACGTCCTCAAACGTCCTCTGAGAcgtcatttaaataaaaaaactttgaactttgatttatttttacttttcctcGTTTCTTTTTTCAGCGACAGTAACGTGTTGAGCTTTACTCacagttattgttgttgtctcactgtccatctgtctgcctgtccatctgtctgtctgtctgtctgtctgtccatctgtctgtccatctgtctgtctgtctgtccatctgtctgtccatctgtctgtctgtctgtctgtctgtccgtctgtctgtctgtctgtctgtctgtctgtctgtctgtctgtctgtccatctgtctgtctgtctgtctgtctgtctgtccatctgtctgtctgtctgtctgtctgtctgtctgtctgtctgtctgtctgtccgtctgtctgtctgtccatctgtctgtctgtccatctgtctgtctgtctcaccgtCTGTCAGAGGAGCTGTCGTCCTACCTGGCCAATAGCGTGTCAGAGATGAAGCAGCTGATGGACGCCACAGACTACGACCAGGACTTCTACTGACCCacctgtgatgtcacttcctgtcacctgGCGTCCCTTCTGTCCAGCGCTGAGTGGCAGAGACGGGAGACACATCGTCGTGTGACACTCAGGTGATGGACAGTGCTCAGAGACTCTCAGGACGAATCATCCACACGTCCTGCTTCGGCGCTGTTCTTCTTCACGTGTTTGCTGACGTCACGGCGAGCTGCGACGTCACTGTCAAACCAGCTGAATAAACGTCTCAGTAACCaacagcgtgtgtgtttcctgtctgagctCCTTCATCACGTGAGACGCAGCCTGAAGGCGGATCAGCTGCGACTGCTGCGACGTCATCCCGCACGACCCGCAAGGCGGAgctgcaggggtgtgtgtgtgggggggtgtaGAACGTGTGATTTACCCTCTGACCTCTTCTTTAAACCAATCACTGTCGTCGTGAGTGGCGTTGAGCTCAGCATGTGTTGGAGTTTGTCCAGGTGACacatgcaggtgtgcaggtgagacTCAGCTCCACCAAACAGCTGCTAGCTTAGCGTAGCGTCCAGGTTTGGTCGTTTGCGCGTCCGTCAGCGCTCACAGCGGAGACGGGCCAATCAGCAGCTCACCCTTTGGAGAGGAGCTGATAATCAGAGCAGAGATATCGAACCTGAACCAAGGTGTCCTGGATCGCCGCACGCTGCTCGACCGCCGCGCTCGCTTTATCAACTGTCCAGAAAAAAGACGAGGACGCAGACTTCACGCCGTCATCACCGACAGAGGTCTAACATGCAGGTCGATGGACTCGTCTGGTTGGTGAAGGTCTATGGGAGAAAAGCCGTCTGAATGTCCAACAGGTTAAGATAATCTGAGACGTCCTGACCTCAGTCCAATCCACGTCCCCCCTCAGAGGAGGCCTTCACACTGACCCGCAGTCCGCCGGCTGAGCCGCTCACAGTGAGAGCACGTTGTGTTGAATATAAACGTGATCTGAcagcaggacttcctgaacgtCCTGACTGAGACAGACTCAGACCAGGAAGTCAGAGTCCCACTGAGACcagcagcacaaatgaaatCCTCTGTCTGAGTTTCCGTTCAGAGGAACTGAACAAACACGGTGAATCCATTAACTGAAGGAAACGCAGCAGCTgagctcctgctgctctcaAACGACCATTTCAAtgtgttctccagctgctcGACGCGTCCAGTCGGGTTTAAAGCGAAAGACTCAGATCGGTGCAACCGACAGTCTGGATCCACTTCACACATCTCCAGGATCACTTCATGgactctgagctgctgaggGCCTGCGAGGGTGAAAGTggatgaaaaacacaagaaggTCTGGGACCATGCTGATCCACTTCAGGACTCCATGATGCTTTGGGGGATGTAAACCCTTCAGCTCTGTTTCTAGCCTTTATTTCTTAACATTTAGTCAAACTGTCTCCATTAAAAgtgctgaattagctgttagcagttccagttagcagctcctgttagcggctcctgttagcagctcctgttagcagttccagttagcagctcctgttagcggctcctgttagcagctcctgttagcggcttCTGTTAGCGGCTTCTGTTAGCGGTGTAAACATGGATGTACATACAGAGAAACCGAACATGGCTGAATGGttgcttcctctcctgctgtgttaAGGGTAAAAGCTCCTCTTCAGGTGAGACGGAGCACAGACAGACCGGATAACAGTGAAATGAACGAGGCAGCATCAAATGAAGCTTGTGACTGCTGGAACAGCTGCAGCGACCCGTgacaaacagcaggtggagcagaTCCTCCAGTCGCTGCCattaaaccaccacagaagaagagacacaacCAGATGACATCATtaaagagctgcagtcaaacGATCGGatatttcatgtgttcacatgaggaaggttacagcctcctcctcatcctccacacaCATCTGATGATTTCAGCTCTTCGCTGAGATGTcgctgagacagacagacaagagatGTCTAGTCACATGACTCATGACATCATCGCTCATTCACTCAACAGCTCAGACAGGAAATGCTTCACACATTCAGTTTGTTTCTAAAGTTTCTCTGAGCAAAGGTCACATGACGCGGTCACACGAGGCGGTCACACGAGGCGGTCACATGACGCGGTCACACGAGGTGGTCACATGACGCGGTCACATGACGCGGTCACACAAGGCGGTCACACAAGGTGGTCACATGACCCGGTCACATGACGCGGTCACATGACGCGGTCACATGACACGGTCACACGAGGTGGTCACATGACGCGGTCACACGAGGCAGTCATACGAGGTGGTCACACGAGGTGGTCACATGACCCGGTCACATGACGCGGTCACATGACGCGGTCACATGACACGGTCACACGAGGTGGTCACATGACGCGGTCACACGAGGCAGTCATACGAGGTGGTCACACGAGGTGGTCACATGACGCGGTCACATGACGCGGTCACACGAGGCAGTCATACGAGGCGGTCACACGAGGTGGTCACATGACGCGGTCACACGAGGTGGTCACATGACGCGGTCACATGACGCGGTCACACGAGGCAGTCACACGAGGTGGTCACACGAGGTGGTCACATGACGCAGTCATACGAGGCGGTCACACGAGGTGGTCACATGACGCGGTCACACGAGGCGGTCACACGAGGTGGTCACACGAGGTGGTCACATGACGCAGTCATACGAGGTGGTCACATGACCCGGTCACATGACGCGGTCACACGAGGCGGTCACACGAGGCGGTCACACGAGGTGGTCACACGAGGTGGTCACGTGACCCGGTCACATGACGCGGTCACATGACGCGGTCAGTTCAGCCGTCCACTCACTTTTGGCCACGTACAGAGTCAGTTTCATTCAGAGCGAACAGAAGAAGATTTTCTCCACTGAGGAAACTTTTTCCAAccagaatgaaaaacagattctACAGCGAGAAGACGACACACACAAATCACTAACAgacaccctgtgtgtgtgtgtgtgtgtgtgtgtgtgtgtgtgtgtgtgtgtgtgtgtgtgtgtgtgtgtgtgtgtgtgtgtgtgtgttacagtcaaAGCAGATCAGGTATCAGCTGTTTATTCCAAccacatctgtgtgtttaatatcctcactgaaaacacattaatggcgcagacacagtgtgtgtgtgtgtgtgtgtgtgtgtgtgtgtgtgtgtgtgtgtgtgtgtgtgtgtgtgtgtgtgtgtgtgtgattgaccTCATTGGCTCACAGACCTGAAGCTGTTTAAACAGTTTCAGTAAAAACTCAGTTGTGGTTGCAGTTCTTTGGGGCCCCCCTTCACGTCGGGGCCCCGGTGCTTCCTCACTGTGCTTCGTCTTCATCGAACACTGAACCACGACGTCACAGCGCTGCAGCTCCTCCGTCCGCTCAGTGAATCCAGGAAATACCAGCAGACTCGCTGCAGCCTGGAAATAACTTCCAGACCTCATCGGCCAATCACAGCTCTCCCCTGGAGcctggaaacacacagcagaacggagttatttatttgtttatttgacaggGGCCACACAGGTAAACAATGCTCCATACAGGACAACAGCTGGACACATGTTACTGCACagacttttactgcatgaagctgacaatACCACAGTACTTTAACGTAAGTAGGATTTACCTGTGGAGTATGTATtgggtacttttacttcttcGGTGAGACACAGCAGGCTCATCACTGAGCGTCTGAAGTGTTTCTTTGTACTAAATATCTCGTCACTGTGGATTGAAATCAAACTGGTCACATCttccacccacacagacacttcAGTAATGAATGAATCGGACCTTGATCTGACACTCTGATGCAGTAGGTGGCGCTGTGCTGCTTTAAAGACGGTTTGTCATCCGCCAAGAAGGAAGTTCTTCCTCccgaccagcagggggcgacatCACATCAGAGGCAAACTGCGAGTCAGTGTGTCTACATGTCGCcgagctaagctagctgtagCCTTTGCTGAGCGGTAAGTGGAGCTAAATCAGACTTTAATGAAGTTAAATTGAATTTCTTTAATCTGATAAAAGCTCTGAATCCACAGCAAACTGAGATTAAACACTAAAGTTCGCTGCGTTTGTCTGGAGAAGCCGCTCTATCCTGTTCACGTTAGCCAAACCACAGATGGTGCGAGGTTTGCATTAAAAATCGGCGAATTTAAAGTTTGTCTGCGTGTGAGCTGAAAACAATCCTTTATGTTAAGTTAATAAAGACAAGACAGGAATCAACTGAGCCCAGTTCAAAATGCGGCCAAGATATTAAGCACACAACACTTTCAGTAGGTCTGTTTTAACGTTATAACTTTTGCATGGAGCTCGTTCGTGTGAGTCACGTTAAAGGACCGATGAGGTTCACTGAGTTCTTCTTCACAGCTTCTCCTTCTGGACGCGCAGCGTGCAgaacatttcagaggaaatgtCACCGTTTACATCTCACTCCTGTGTGATCTCTGGAGTCTCTGTTATTTTTCAGAGCTCGCTTTGATTTGGATGATGTCACTTCAGCTTGAGTTCTTCTCCGTCAGCGCAGGTTGGAgcagagaggtcaaaggtcatctgGTCCAGGCTTCAACATGGTCAAACAGCAGCGGAGAGCAAACAGGTGACGAGTGATTAGAAGGCTGCTTACTGGTGTGTTATGGTGGACCGCTTACTGGTTTGTGCTGGTCAGACGCTGGAGCATGAGACTCTGCTGTGTCTCCGTCCATCAGTGAAAGTTAAATAACACAGTGCAGTCATAAATACGACATTTTACAGTCCAAGCAGTTGATCAGTGGAGAAACGATCAGCTGATTAATCTGAAATACTGAATTTAGTTCACAGATTCAGgtgaataaaaatgataaacGAGGACGCGTTCCATCAAACAGTCATTAAACTGATacagagatgaacacatgaatgatcAATAATTCTAATCTGATAATATCTGCTCACCTGAAACGAGCCGTTCTGCATGACGAGCGCCTTAAATATATTGTGATGGTAATACTTTTGCACTTTTGTTAaatgcagcacttttttttgtaattcTCTTTTTTATTGCCTTTTCAACAAgtaacagcagcaacaattacataaaaaacgtgaaaggagaaaaaataaaaaatagataactgcataaaaatacaaaaaaaataaagtgcatttaaatataaatgtatacATACAGAGTAGGCATTGATATTTCAGGTCAGTTATTCACCTCTGCAGCGCCCCTCACTCAGCATCCTCCCATCATCCATCATGTCACCCTGCTGTCAGACGTCTGTCAGTCACACCATCGCACACACATCTAACGCTCGGTACACTCACCTCTGACATTAAATGACAGTCGCTTTCTCCTCGGTTAGTCGTTCGGTATTGTCTCGATGTAGAACATCAACTGTTTGTAATTCACTATTTTGCTCATTTCCTCCAACCATTCATTAGATGGgacgtgtttttgttttccagtgtcTCAGAACAATCCTACAGCCTGCAGTGAGGGCCAGCCTGTTGGGCTGTTAGCTCCACCCCCTCCGTTATTATACCTGTATGCAGAGTGCAGGGCTCTGTAATGACTATTCTGAGTATTTTATCGAGGAACATTATTATATTTGTCCATAAAGTCCGTCATGTGGCGTTCATATAGCATGTGTATAAGTGTGCCTCTATTCTATCACATCGCCACAGAAGGAGCCGTTCTTCATTTATGTTGAAGTtctttattttcaatcaatcgatcaaactttatttgtatagaaCTTTTCATACATGAGAATGCAACACAAGGTGcctgacagaagacaaaaacatgaaatagcAATATCATAGCAAATACCCCCCCATCACGCCCACAgacctacatcatgcacacgcacccccccccacacacacacacacgcccacagacctacatcatgcacacgcacccccgccccccc from Chaetodon trifascialis isolate fChaTrf1 chromosome 6, fChaTrf1.hap1, whole genome shotgun sequence includes the following:
- the kazald3 gene encoding kazal-type serine peptidase inhibitor domain 3; amino-acid sequence: MPGLRGLVLLSICLNLHTCRARPKPLPDLSTEPPVRFSLTDPMLDYDLLDEDLGGVGGRNGNWTCGPCKPDLCPENRGCRAGLVLDSCGCCEECGNLEGQACDPGDRSVYYGLCGTGLRCLTDPPPAGGGGGGEEDEEEQVCVCEEQEAVCGSDGVTYMNMCQFREAAFSKPELKTRGRGPCKTVPVIKVPPHSQVNGTGSSLVFLCEVFAFPMALVEWRKEGRDVVLPGDDPHISVQSRGGPLKFELSSWLQIEGAGPEDSGTYRCIARNNLGSVSASAVLGVLGAEELSSYLANSVSEMKQLMDATDYDQDFY